Within Astyanax mexicanus isolate ESR-SI-001 chromosome 2, AstMex3_surface, whole genome shotgun sequence, the genomic segment TCTGTAATTGtatttctgatttatttaaaattaagaaaaattgcatttaagaataaaaaaagaggacCAGGGAAGTTTGACAATTGATTGTTTACTTTGAAAGAACGTAAACCTAAAAAACAACCCAGACCTTAAATAAAAGTTTTCTTAATTATTTCAATCTGAGCAATCAGCAACATACGAACTGTCCACTATTGATGCAGTATTCAACATATGCATACCAATCTTACTCAACAACATATGGTATGTGTAACATTATTCTAAACATGGTAAAGcacataaaaacaaaatcaaattattaaagaaaatagtaaattattattttgtgaaggccatattgtaaataatatatatatattttttaaatataagagtTTGATGGGTAGTATGTAAGCACATTTTTAACAGGTTTTAACTGGTTTAAAATCACCAGTAGCAAGGAACAGGTGTGGGCAATacaaaaataacacctgaaaccaCAGAAAAAGGAGAGAAATTAATTTAATCTTTGCAGAACAGAAAGAGGATAAGAGAACTGTCTGACGACTGAGAACCAAAATTGTGGACAAATATCATGCATCTCAATGTATCTCAAGGTTACAAGTCCATTTCCAGATATCTTGATGTTTCTTTGTCCATGGTGCACAACACTTTACAATCTATGGCACTGTAGCTAATCTCCTTGGACATAAACGGATGAGAAAAACTGATAAAAGGTTGCAACTCCAGATAGTTCAAATGTTGGATAAGGAGCCCCATGAAGTTCTAAAGAACTTCAAGCTGACCTGTAGGCTCAGGTGCATCTTATCCATTGTTACAGGGACAGATATTTCTCtccaaaaagtgtgcaataattctgtcCATCCAATTTTGGGTGTTTTGCGTGAAATTTTCTCAAATTTTgccttttctgtgtgtttttgtgtttttccaaTGCACACAATAgaaataaacatgtatataacATTACGTGTAATTGCAATGATTTTCTGGGAGAAAAACTTTGAGGCTGCCAACACTTTCGACCATAATTTTAATCATTATAAATACtttaataatactttaatattgcaatatattacaggaaatacatATATTGCAATGTTTAGTATAAAGTCAACAGTTCATTAAACTTCACTTaagacattaaaatacattttcagcCAGGACTACTTTTTTATGGGGCACAACACAGGGTTGCAAATCCAGTCAGAGTTAATTTACATATACCAGTCTTAACGACAAAGTAACAAAATTAGCCTACATGCTATTGCTATATCAAAGTATGAGGTTGGAAAATGACAGTGTAAAAATATTTCTGATTCAAAACATCAAAGAAAAcatcaaaccaaaagaaatagGATGTAGGCTCTTTATATATGCCACTAGTGCATTGATTGTGTTATGCTGTAAAATCGATAATATTGTTATCACTCTTTTACCTTCatatacagtggtgcttaaaagtttgtcattttaattatttttttcttctttacccATTCTTTGGTGGAACGATTTGTGTGCTTAGGGTTATTtacttgctgcatgacccacgcACCTTCTCTTGAGAGTCAGTTCATGGATAGATATCCTTCCATTTTTCTTTCGAATTTACTTATTTCATTCATGGTTTAAGCATACTTTGATGGATCCCTGTTCATTAAATAAAACAGGttctgcccactcacacctgattgtcatcccattgattgaaaacagCTGATTCTAAATTTCACCTTCAAAccaactgctaatcctagaggtttaCATATTTTTGCCACttataaatacataatattgaatcattttcctcaatgaataaataatcaagttaggcctggacaataattcgatatcggtatttatcgcgataagaaatgtttcaataacggtgatatcacttttgtggtatatcgatatgtattatgtacagaatctgtcacggacaggcgttttttactggcgtcagctcgccgcagagccaaacacattcagcccccatagctgtgctacctcagtgcgtgatgacgcaatcacacaggcacgtagccagataggctaggctaggctaggttaaaatggctaggctaggctaggttaggttcaggtccgctccgctacgcatctaaaatgtctcgaaacggagccgggacgagcggatccaaggctagggtagactcggttcggtcagccgctgtttcgctcgcccattcgcgcgtccgctcgctcatccgcggctccgctcgcgcgtccgctcgctcatccgcggctccgctggcccagccgcgggtccgctcgctcatccgcgcctccgctcgctcatccgcggctccgctcgcccagccgcgggtccgctcgctcatccgcgcctccgctcgctcatccgcgcctccgctcgctcatccgcggctccgctcgcccagccgcggctccgctcgcccagccgcgggtccgctcgctcatccgcgcctccgctcgctcatccgcggctccgctcgcttgccgctttgctgcaaattgtgccggtgagtggagccgacaagcagcgtaacgttaatacatctaatctgttctaccacctcaagcatcttcactacatacaatattttccttatactgactgaagcactttaatagattatgttgaaactaagttatttaaagtttatgaatcctttaggtttgtttatttgacgtggatatcatgttgaatacctcttgtattctgactgaagcactttaatagattatgttgaaactaagttatttaaagtttatgaatcctttaggtttgtttatttgccgttgatatcatgttgaatacctcttgtattctggctgaagcactttaatagattatgttgtcactaagttatttatagttgaaaaatcctataggtttgtttatttgacgggaaaattttgttgcttttatgtatataaaggcttcttgtattatatatcctagttaaaacacttttgttttaatctgttaaatttgtttacaatgaataagaagctctgcctctgttgtcatttaaagttatttttatttgtaatagttatataggcttatgtttggcagggatgtcatgttattattttgctatatgcaaataaaattgagcattgatttattttgactacttttatttctaaagtattaaagtttttgtgaaacgaggtttcaaagacttaaaacattttcatacagtagtaggtacagatttccattggatagattgatacaaaaagtgcaaatacacagttaaataataatttaaatttgcagtgcaagctgcagagattgcagggattctttttctgaggccttcaaagtatttatcgatatcgaaattatatcgtatcgaccgaaatttaaggaatatatcgtgatataaattttggccatatcgtccagcactaaatcaagtataatattttaaatatattttttatcttcatTTACTTTTAGGAAATGTTATGATGTTTTAAGTCACATTTATGAAGAAATACAGAAATTCCACtagatctacagctctgaaagagagtccacttcagtttctgaaacatgTTTCTctcatttagctatttataggtatatgtttgagtaaaatgaacattgtttttttattctataaactacagacaacatttctcccaaattccaaataaaaatattgttatttagagcatttatttgcataagatgagaaatggctaaaataacaaaaaagatgcagagctttcagacctcaaatgatgcaaagaaatcaagctcatattcataaagttcatagagttcaaaaaccaatatttggttaaataaccctggttttaatccacAGTTTCTACGCATcttgtaggggtgtcacgattctctaaatcctcgattcgatttcattttcgatttgagggtcacgattcgattcgattctcgattttcttgttttattttcttgttattattttatgcctcataaaatttaaataatatatttattattattattattattattattattattattataaatattattattattatttattaagatatatatggtaatgccatctagtgactttttttggtagcaacagtgtgcactattaaaacaagcagtttatcagagctgtgtgtggatggctggtgaaactgctcattacatgaagctgcagttcttcatccaaccactagcagcagcagcacaagccccgctctcttcactcagtcactacttcagtacagcccagccacgggctacagagctcagccagtccgtttttactgtttctgtaaacaaataaaggttttaaccccactaaccggataatacagctcactacagttcatctttcagcccaagcagctaacagcagcaggttagaacagccgacacggagtcactgctcggattacatcataaacaggtcagttagcgcgctgctaacctcaggatgtttataactacggagtttagtggacacaccacggccgccaggtaagtcttttaaaggctactgaagactattaaaggctattagagtgtaacccctggctcccaggggttacaagaggttattgaaagcattattggggggcagaaatcagtacaggctggttagataagtgatgtgggtattgtcttataaatatttacacataacttatatctctcctgaaaagcttttattttagtcagaaacacgcttgtgtttactttatctgagagaaagatgtttttttaattcaatggaaagcaacaggtgtagtcaattataagtttaagatttttaatccacctcactgtgatctatagtcagtgttctcaagtcacactgacacacgcatttcagcgagttcacacgctctcacctgcgcgcacccacccctccgttagatacagatacaaaacctgcgcgcccaacccccgccccccctcccccgttggacagataaaaacagtgatcacactcccgccgactgcgctcatgcagtggctatctctatttaaatgaataggatgcgctgtgttggtgccgcgctatttgcgtagcgcgcgcgggagggatcgtcgatcctctttttgacttcgatactcgagatcgtgacctcatttcgattcgatttcgataaaatatcgagatcgtgacacccctagcatcttggcatgttctccttcaccagtcttacacacaaaaaacactaaaatttaagcagttcaacttggctTGTGATTGTCCatcaaaaattaaagaaactcaattttttttagagctgtatataactttTAGTGTTTACAATGTTTAGTTAGTAAGTAATGATATCATTTTCTATTAAGAACAGTAATACCACACGTTTATGGAAGTCAACGTTTGAGTATCCTgtctaaaattaaatatttagtcaaaatctgataatgttttgtgtgtgtgtgtgtgtcttaacaATGTCATATTATGGCAGTATATAATACCAATGTAACGTTAGCTATACTACCTATAAACTAACGTGTTTAGTTTACCTCGCTAGCAAACCTAGCTCATAaggtttcctttataaatcagtaACGTTACAAGAGGAACTTAACCAACCTAACCAAGTTACTGTTTTCACTGTTTACATCATCAGGGCGGTCATGCCCCAGTTTTACTTGCTCAGATTTACCgcaaatgaatgaattaatcagCTAATCAAACAGCTATAGAGTTTTAAGCATTTAAACGTCAATTTTGTTGGTGAAACTCATGAGTAAGGCAGTTTTCTATAAGTCTCGAGTAATCCCAGTAGTGTAAAGGTGGAGTAAGTAAAACTGAATGTGAGATAAGGTCTAGCTGTTCACTATAATGACTCTGACTCAGGTATTTAAAGAGTTCAGTCAGTCTGAAAGCTACACTCAACACCTTCACCTAAcaaacctaactaactaactaccacACAGCGCGCAGTAACAACAGACACATACTCACACAGGCGTCGGAAGTTCTACAGCATCAGTCCTCCACTAAAGAACGCTTTATTTAGTGCGACGCTCTGCTAAGACACCTGAATTAAATCAGATAAACCGGCGGATATTTACTCCACACCTACTTTTTCACACTGAGGGTTTCCTTGTTCTCAACAAAAACAACTTCCCCGGCGCAAACCGACCAATAGAAACGCGCGCTGGAGTCACGTGTCTGGATGAGGTCACTCACACTGTTGTACAGTAACTAGGCAGAGAACACATGGATTGTGTTATTACTTATTTTTATACATTGTGCTGacttttaatacattattatgcgtgttatacatacagctctggaaataaaataagggaccacttaaaaatgatgtttctttgattttaccaaaatgtaaacctctggaacataatccagttatccaaaagcagtgtgtaagactggtgaagaagaacatgccaagatgataaaaactgtgattaaacaccagggttattccaccaaatattgatttctgaactcctaaaactttatgaatatgaacttgttttctttgcattatttgaggtctgaaagctctgcattatttttgttatttcagccatttctgcaaataaatgctctaaatacaatatttgtatttggaatttgggagaaatgtggtccgtagtttatagaataaaacaccaatgttaatttttctcaaatatatacatataaatagcaaaatcagaaaaactaattcagaaactgaagtggtctcttattttttccaaagctgtatgtgtgtttatattaattatttacctGAGTAACCTAACTATTAAGCTATTATATTGCAATAAATTACAggaaataaatatactgtaatgttTGAGTTAGTCAACAGTTGTTTAGACTTCCTTCACTcgataaaagtacattttttggCCAGGACTACTGTTAAGGTTATGGCCTAAATTATGATTTTACTTCAAATCTTTGTTCCATCATGTGGACATACTTGTAAATTGCTGACAAGGCAAGAATAACAAATTCATAATGTATAACTGCATATTCACTTAATGTAGTATACAGGCCAAATTTTTACATAATGAAATAATGCTAACTAAAATACGAATAAATGCATATAAttaaattatggtgatatttgCTCTCACTAAATGTGCTTTAAAACCTCTGTTAGAGTGAACAAATTACAGTTCAAGTTACTGAAAAAGTGTTTCTTCACATACTACTGTCTACTTTGTGAGCCTTTAGGCTTCGTaatggtttgtaaataattgTACTAATTGACAGTCAGGAAGATCTATTCTTCCTATTACCTTCACCTTCTCCCAGCACAGCAGAGTCattcactgacatgccaaaagtcagtcTGTAcattgataattaaatgttgcctCAGCCATCAGCTTCCATTGTGGCACACAATATgaattcctgtcccatgacatgttcCATGTCAATGTATTTTCCAAAAAAGTATATGAGAGTTAATACCATTAGTGGGCAAGAGGGCAAAAACTGTCCACCACTCCTGTCCACATACATCTTTACATATGAATAATAATACTGTCTTTGACATGTTTGGACAAGTCTAAGTTTGTTAACTAGCAAAATTATCCTATAATTAAGCATGTATAAGCTCAGCTGTTTGTATTGGGGTCAGTGATAAGTCTTGCTTATGTGATTATGTGATGCTAAAAACctgcattatttataatatagtaAAACCAGGGTTTCTAAGTAATTTAGCAACCACTCATGAATGAAAGATTAGTTATTTTAATCCGTAATTGGAATGTATTTCCTCTCTATTGCATTTATTTGGACCACAGTTTCGGGTCATTAAtgctgttattatttttaatcgGCGACACTGAAGGAAGGAGGAACGGATCTGTCTCAAATCCACCTCTTGTTCCCTATGTAGTGAACTAAGCCGAACAGCAAATACCCTGTTCTTGCTGTGTACAGTTATCAAGTTTGTCTGTTTTAACCCTCTATagcatgttcacacacacacacacacacacacacacacacacaaacacacacatatatatatatatatagtttgataaaaaatatgtatatataattggAGGAAAATGATATCCACCACTGCGTTAATatcattatataactgtatattgACTGATCTAACTGTATATTGTTGCACTGAGGCAACAACTGAAACAACACTGTTTTAGTTAGTAAATAAAACATATGTGCAATTAAATTGCGATATGTGCTATTCCTTTTACGTATTTatgaacaatatattttattgctagttatttaaatataaacGTGTGAACATATAAAAAGTCTATTAATTTATCAATTGGTGGTATTAAATCCCATGTGGTACCTTCAAAGTAAAATGTCCAATCAACTTCTACCcccttatttatttaaaaatattgttcGATTTGGGACACAACCATTTCTGTTTCTCGGCGGCGCGAAAAGCACAGACGCGCTCACGGCCTCATCCAATCACAGAGCAGCTAGTCACCTCTTCTGAAAACTCGACCAATAGGATTGCGCGTCGTGGTACAGAAGTTTCGCAGCGTCACACATAGCGTGCGGTCTGTCCAAAAAACAGCTGTTCTGTCAGCCGTCAGATGCAGCCGGAGAAGAAACACCGCCAACACTCTCTGGTAGGTTAAATATTATGactgattttaatatttagtaCTCCTTAATTAAAATGGGAAACGCCTTTACTGTATAGAGTTGGTAACTAGTTGTCTTAATGTAATAGAAGCTGTGCCGTCAGATTAAATATAACGTTACTTTTTCTTAGCTATAGCTACCCTGCCGACGCCTGACGTATCTTTTCACTTTTTGTATATCTCTTAATGTTATAATATagttagctaaagctagctaacctatctCGCGCTAAGATACGAACTACGGTTTCTTCTTTTAGGCTTACTGTCtaaaagttaactagctaacgttTTTAGCTACAAACATTTTAGAAACACTGCAGCTGTTGGCTCGCTGACAGCTGCTTTAGCTGGCGGTCTCTGTTTGTGAAAGCAGCACTAGATAACTAGATAGCTATGTGAGAAGTATCTAGAAACAAACTGTCAAAATGTCCGAGCAAACGCCGCAgagccagggttgccagatccaacaCAAATATCTAACCCAAAGTCaatctaaaacccgcccttcagaatcttaaactagcccaaaatatctgtctgtcacacgtttgaagcaaatggcaaaacaactatgagtgtacgacttagtatattgtttataagggatttattgtccgtcaataataatattgtaactttaatgttttattgtgttattttgtaacagttttatatcccagtcaagaatatttaatagtaacattattagccaaaaaaatacttttgctgactcatttctgttcttgcccctcctgaactcccTTCTCtcttctttaacatttttttcatcacCTGGTGATTTCTGATAACATTGTGATTTCTTTCGCGCGAACCTGTCAACTCTACGCAAAGCAACTGTCCAAACACTGAGAGACTGAGTGAGTGATAACGTGTGAAACACAAAATGGTAAAGCTATAGCTCACAGCCTCTGTTTCCTTCCTGTTTACAGGTCTGACTGCAGCCATGGCCACAGCCCACTCCGTGTTTACTGTAGCTGTCTGCATTCTCATGATCTCAGAGCTCATCCTGGCTGAGGAAGACTACTATGAGGTCCTGGGTGTGACCAAAGACGCCTCTGAGCATCAAATCAAGAAGGCCTTCCACAAACTAGCCATGAAGTACCACCCAGACAAGAACAAGAGCCCAGATGCAGAGGCAAAGTTCAGGGAGATTGCTGAAGGTATGTTCACTGCCCTGCTGGCATTACAGGTGGTTACATGAGCAGCACAAACCTTTAAAGTGACTCATCACAAAGAACACATTCCTAACCATAAGTTATTCAAGACTGTCTGCTTCATAGATAAGCTGTTTGTGTTGTTTACAGTTCAGTTTTTTCCAAAAAAACTGCAGTTGCAGTCCACCTGCACTCAAAGGGCCTAGATAAAGATTTTTTAAGGGGCCTCTAACTGGGTGTTGTCATGTCTCTGCGAACTCTACAAGCATAAGACTCTCACTGTTTTTTAGTGCACACTTCACTTACCCAACCTACTTATTAAAACTTGTGTATATTTTATATCTaaactgtgtatatatatctaaACTGAACTAGGGCAGGCCCCTTTGCTTTAGCTCCTCAGCTAAGGTCTTGTCAAGACCAGATAGACATCAGTGGCATCAGTTCACTTAGTTAGATCACCATGTTGCCTTGTGTTTTGAATAAGATGTGTGGTGTAAATCTGAATATTCCAAATTGTTTTATGTTTACTGATCATTAAACCAAGCTTAATCTAGGGGTGCCCTAAATATTTGCTGAATATGTCAAAAAAGCATGTTCAGTGTTTCAGCAAaaacaatgactaatttatttattattatttaagagaTACTGAGATTTGTTGGTATATCTGCTGGGTTGTTTAttgttgaaaaaatatttttaaattgtatgaAACGGTTATGAAATTTTTGTTCcattttggccaaaaatgtatattttgttgAATCTTTAGTTTAACTTATGCTGCTTTTTGAGGCACATCTTCAGCTGATGAGCACATCCTTCAGTAGCTAAAGCCAATTGTTTGGACTTGAAAAGAACATATCAACTATAGGAATGTACAGGATTTATTTGTAAGATTATTTTAAtatctcttttttatcttttttgttcCTCAGCATATGAAACACTGTCTGACGCCAAAAGGAGGAAAGAGTATGATCAGATGAGGAGTAGTCCTTTCAGAGAGcacagagagagcacaagagcaGGCGGCAACCACTTCCATCAACCATTCAGCTTTGACTTTGAGGACATTTTCAGAGACTTCGATGTTTTTGGACAGTCAGCACACTCCCAGCATAAGAGGCACTTTGAAAGCCACTTTCAGTCCCACAAGGAGGCACACACAAGACAAAATAGGCACTTTCAGAGTTCTTTCGGCGGTGGCATGTTTGACGACATGTTT encodes:
- the dnajb9b gene encoding dnaJ homolog subfamily B member 9, with translation MATAHSVFTVAVCILMISELILAEEDYYEVLGVTKDASEHQIKKAFHKLAMKYHPDKNKSPDAEAKFREIAEAYETLSDAKRRKEYDQMRSSPFREHRESTRAGGNHFHQPFSFDFEDIFRDFDVFGQSAHSQHKRHFESHFQSHKEAHTRQNRHFQSSFGGGMFDDMFADMFSFDGHSGSTGNGFQGSTRQQHCRTVTQRRGNMVTTYTECS